ATCAGGTGTTCGCAGGCTGGTATATCGCCGACGAAATCGACAGCGAACTTCTGCTGGACGCCAAGCTCAACACACTGATTACCAGTTACGTGAAGCGCACCCGCATTGCCTTAAACGAGATCTTACCCGGACCGGTTGCCATCTCAGGCTACACCGGCATGGAGACCAATGCGGAAAAACTGGCAGCACGCTGGAACACACTGATGAACGCATCCTCACTGGATATCCTGCTGCTTCAGGACGGGCTAGGGGCCAAGTTGATGGAACCTTATTCCAGTAGAAATCTGCAACGTTCCATAAATGCAGCCTTTCAAAAACAGGACCACACAGTCATTCCGGTGGTGGAGATTTTTGAAATTGACCCAAGAACGCCTGACTTTAAAACCATGCCCACAAAAGTCGGGACTATGAAACGGCGGCTCAGTAATGCACGAATAAAGCCAGATCAATCAGTCGCGCTGTTTTCACTGTCCAGCCATGTGCTCAAGCACGACAGCAAAGACAGCCGGGACCTTGCAAAATTCCTTCAACAGAATGCGCAGATTTGCCAACAGAGTGAATTGAAAGTCTTCAACACACAAAACGAACGGGACTAAATTCGAAGCAGGAGCATATGAGAGAACCAGAGATAATCGGAAATGGACCACATAAGGTCCTGTGCATCATAGGAACACGGCCCGAAGCCATCAAAATGGCACCGGTAATTTCCGCAATCTCAAAGTGTAAATCACTACATGCCCACGTCCTCATGACAGGGCAACACAAAGAAATTGCATCTAACGCATTGATTTCATTTGACATTCATAAAATAAACTGGTTAGATATAATCGCGAGCAGTCATCACTTAGCCGATCAGGCGAGTGATCTCCTTAAAGGCATCAACGCTTACATCGCCGTTCACCAACCCCAATACGTCCTTGTTCACGGGGACACCACTACAGGCTTTGTTGGCGCTTTAGCCAGTTTTTACAGCTCCGTTTCTGTTGGTCATGTGGAGGCCGGATTGCGCAGCGGTGATCTTTACGACCCTTTCCCAGAAGAAGCCAATCGCCGCCTTGCAGATCAGCTTTGCCACCGGCTATTTGCACCCACCAGCATCGCCCAGGACAATCTGCTCCGCGAAGGCATTGCCTATGACAAAATTTTGGTGACTGGAAACACAGTGGTCGATGCGGTCCGCCATCTGGCACAGCGCATCAAGCCCGCCCGTCAACTGGATGAACTGAAGAACGTACTGGGACCGGAAAAGCGATTAGCATTGGTAACAACCCATCGCCGCGAAAACTGGGGTGCGCCCATGCGCAATACCTGCCACGCCATCAAGCGTCTTGTTGCAGAGCATGAGGACTTGCAGGTCGTCTTGCCAGTTCATCCAAACCCCATGGTCAAAGACGTCGTTACAGAGGTGTTGAAGAATGTGAAGCGCGTGCACCTGATTGAGCCGCTGCCATACGAAGCGCTCATAGCACTGGAGCGTGATGCGGATCTCATTCTCACAGACAGCGGTGGACTACAGGAGGAAGCACCTGAATTTGGAACACCACTCCTGATCCTGCGTAAAACCACAGAGCGCCCGGAAGCACTCACCAGCGGCGCTGCCAAACTCGTCGGCACATGCGAGCAAACCATCCTTGATGAAGCAAACTACATTCTCAAAACTGCCGGCACAAAGGTCGACCGTAAAAACCCGTTTGGCGATGGGCACGCAGCTCAGCGCATTGCCGAATGCCTGGAACATCACTTAAAATCAAAACTCTAGGCTTTCCGTCAGTCCAATATATATAAGTTCCATAATCTACCTTATGCGCCTTATGGATTGATAGCAGCATCAACCTACCTATATGCCTCCACGACTAAATTCTAGGTACCAAACAATGTCCACAAATCACCGAAAGCGCATCATTGGGTACAATTAGAGGTCTGATCAAAGACGCTCAACACGAAATGATGACATTGA
The window above is part of the Pseudovibrio sp. Tun.PSC04-5.I4 genome. Proteins encoded here:
- the wecB gene encoding UDP-N-acetylglucosamine 2-epimerase (non-hydrolyzing), whose product is MREPEIIGNGPHKVLCIIGTRPEAIKMAPVISAISKCKSLHAHVLMTGQHKEIASNALISFDIHKINWLDIIASSHHLADQASDLLKGINAYIAVHQPQYVLVHGDTTTGFVGALASFYSSVSVGHVEAGLRSGDLYDPFPEEANRRLADQLCHRLFAPTSIAQDNLLREGIAYDKILVTGNTVVDAVRHLAQRIKPARQLDELKNVLGPEKRLALVTTHRRENWGAPMRNTCHAIKRLVAEHEDLQVVLPVHPNPMVKDVVTEVLKNVKRVHLIEPLPYEALIALERDADLILTDSGGLQEEAPEFGTPLLILRKTTERPEALTSGAAKLVGTCEQTILDEANYILKTAGTKVDRKNPFGDGHAAQRIAECLEHHLKSKL
- a CDS encoding DUF4434 domain-containing protein, which translates into the protein MTAKPAEYFWVFKQTFKQLILWGLCLGILTIVMMLKAYARPDSGVKECIPIRMSFIQPWGDEYIPNQRIWRSELLSHQRLGVDEIILQWTLWSSDHSTEPKLPIWLESAILAADDAGTKIWFGLRYDPGFIKGLRTKGQAYLDQRLSENRALAKAIKSQLAYASHPDQVFAGWYIADEIDSELLLDAKLNTLITSYVKRTRIALNEILPGPVAISGYTGMETNAEKLAARWNTLMNASSLDILLLQDGLGAKLMEPYSSRNLQRSINAAFQKQDHTVIPVVEIFEIDPRTPDFKTMPTKVGTMKRRLSNARIKPDQSVALFSLSSHVLKHDSKDSRDLAKFLQQNAQICQQSELKVFNTQNERD